A genomic segment from uncultured Desulfuromonas sp. encodes:
- a CDS encoding DUF4177 domain-containing protein, giving the protein MVEYKVAETSIVTDETLERIINEWVQQGWEFERIQFAMYEGSKRPGMAFVLFTREVEEA; this is encoded by the coding sequence ATGGTTGAATACAAGGTTGCAGAGACATCTATTGTAACCGATGAAACGCTGGAACGCATCATCAATGAATGGGTGCAACAAGGTTGGGAATTTGAGCGGATTCAGTTTGCCATGTATGAGGGGAGTAAGCGGCCGGGGATGGCGTTTGTGTTGTTTACTCGGGAGGTTGAGGAGGCGTAG